The nucleotide sequence AAATAAAGAGGAAATTATTCATTTTTGTATATTTATTCCCTAATATAACGTATTAAACGTTTGTTAATCAATTATTTTTGTATAAAAATAAAATTTTTATAGATTACTATTCATTCAACTCACTTATTCAAGAAAATATATTTATACATTCATTTTGTTTATTTATTCACAAAACATGATTTTCCCATAGAAGTTTAGTGTTCTATCGATTGTTGATCGGTTTATTAATTTTGTTCAACGTTTCGAGACAGTTATTTATCCGTTTTGTTCTAGTTGTTTATTACTTTGGAGAATTTGTTCAACGGTTTCGCACCCTTTATTCATCACTTATGAGACTTTATTCATCAGTTTCTTACCCTTTATTCATCACTTCCACGACTTTATTCATCAGTTTCACACCCTTTATCCATCACTTCCACGACTTTATTCATCAGTTTCGCCATTTTATTCATCACTTCCACTACTTTATTCATCAGTTTCTTACCCTTTATTCATCACTTCCACTACTTTATTCATGAGTTTCACCCCCTTTATTCATCACTTCCACGACTTTATTCATCAGTTTCACCACCTTTATTCATCACTTCCGATATCAGGATAGTACGTGCTCCTCCCGTTTCTCACCAAAACCTTTCATGTATCACGGACATTTCGTTGTCATATGTATGAGAGGAGAGGAGGAATAGAGATGATCGAGCGCAAGATGAAGCTTTTGCCGTATGAGACGATTCGGACAACGGATTCAGCGTCAGAAGTTCCAGATGGGGTTCAAGTCGTACAAGCACCTTCTATTTGGCGGGAAGGAATGAAAGGAAAAGGTATGACAATTGCCGTCCTTGATACTGGGTGTGACAGGTCTCATCCCGATTTACAAGGTCAAATAATTGGCGGACGAAATTTTACGACTGACGATGGAGGGGACCCTCGAAATTATTCAGATTATCACGGGCACGGGACGCATGTGGCTGGGACAATTGCTGCACGCGAAAGCAACAGTGGAGTGACAGGTGTTGCACCGCAGGCAAAGCTTCTCGTCTTAAAAGTTCTTGGGCAGGATCCTGCTAATCCAAAGCGTGCGACTGGACGATATGAGTGGATTGTTGAAGGAATTCAATATGCGATTAAGCGAAAGGTTGATATTATTTCCATGTCGCTTGGAGGTCCGTCGAGGCATAAAGGATTACATGAAAGTATTCAAAAGGCAGTCGCTCAAAATATTTTAGTCGTCTGTGCTGCCGGAAATGATGGAGATGGAGACGAATCGACCGATGAATATACGTATCCCGGTGCTTACAATGAAGTGATATCCGTCGGAGCCATCGGAAAAAATCGCAATATTTCTCGTTTCACCAATTCGAACAACGAAGTCGATTTAGTTGCTCCAGGCGAAGAGGTCATCTCAACAGTACCAAATGGAAAGTACGCCTCCTTCAGTGGAACGTCGATGGCGACACCACATGTTGCCGGAGCATTAGCCCTTATTAAACAGCAAACGAAGGAACAGTTTGACCGTTCGTTATCGGAGCCTGAATTGTATGCCCAGCTTATTAAACGCACTGTTCCACTCGGTCACGCTAAGTCACTCGAAGGAAACGGTTTGCTCTACTTAACGACACCATACTTACTTTCTAGATTTGGTCAAAGTGATGTAGGAGCCTCTTGGTTTAGGCGGTGGTAAATATCATTTCCAATATTCATGACACAAGCTGAAAGGAGTTTTCATTACGAAAGCTCCTTTTTCGTGGTTTCTGTCTAAATATATAATGAAGGGCATTTGTTAAAAAATGGACGACACAGTCCACCTATCAGGAATATACTACTATTAAGAAGGTGGTGAACAAAATGGTAAAACTTATGTTAGACCCTGGTCACGGTGGCAGTGACCCTGGTGCCGTTAACGGGGGCTACAAAGAGAAAGATTTTAATCTATCAATTACGTTAAGTGTACGCGATTATTTGTTAAAAAACTATGAAGTTACGGTCTTGCTTACTCGAACGAAAGATGAAACTGTCAGTCTCTCTGCCCGAACCGATTATGCGAATAAACAAAACGTC is from Bacillus kexueae and encodes:
- a CDS encoding S8 family peptidase — its product is MERKMKLLPYETIRTTDSASEVPDGVQVVQAPSIWREGMKGKGMTIAVLDTGCDRSHPDLQGQIIGGRNFTTDDGGDPRNYSDYHGHGTHVAGTIAARESNSGVTGVAPQAKLLVLKVLGQDPANPKRATGRYEWIVEGIQYAIKRKVDIISMSLGGPSRHKGLHESIQKAVAQNILVVCAAGNDGDGDESTDEYTYPGAYNEVISVGAIGKNRNISRFTNSNNEVDLVAPGEEVISTVPNGKYASFSGTSMATPHVAGALALIKQQTKEQFDRSLSEPELYAQLIKRTVPLGHAKSLEGNGLLYLTTPYLLSRFGQSDVGASWFRRW